The following proteins come from a genomic window of Sphaerisporangium rubeum:
- a CDS encoding NTF2-like N-terminal transpeptidase domain-containing protein has translation MRRRGVLVLVVVTLVIVSAAVVGLYIDSQRVRGTPEAVGKAYLTAWAAGDLEGMRDRVATPPGDFTERHRDLSDELQIISTKLTPETLKRQGERSAELAFSGVRQIGELGRWPFSGVLHLAVRAGEWKVIWTPATLTPGVAPSERLRLTEIPVPGTELLTRQGREMPRDSGAEAYVEHLVGEIDELDETPPTGWAVEAVPLTGKARRLVVFRPPMERRLRTTLDWWTEAAAGRALDGVAGPAAIVAVRPATGEVLAVADRLRAPGAFSAAYAPGPSFAKIAEPAVLRDTLGFGARFKSGMGGRCGTARDSGDPTATPLCMALLAAAAQSGTWRPPRLMSERAVNRLEGIGGPEPKPLPEPVAVQLRTLLTPSTDLPTGVSGAAGTAPATSGTDHAWFVGHRRGLAFAVFVEHGTPDVATATALRFLRAL, from the coding sequence ATGCGGCGCCGCGGAGTGCTCGTCCTGGTCGTGGTGACGCTTGTCATCGTCTCGGCCGCCGTGGTCGGCCTGTACATCGACTCCCAGCGGGTGCGCGGCACACCGGAGGCCGTGGGGAAGGCCTACCTCACCGCGTGGGCCGCCGGCGACCTGGAAGGCATGCGCGACCGGGTGGCCACACCGCCGGGTGACTTCACCGAACGGCACCGCGACCTGAGCGACGAGCTCCAGATCATCTCGACGAAGCTGACCCCCGAGACCCTGAAACGGCAGGGTGAACGGTCGGCGGAACTGGCCTTCAGCGGGGTGCGGCAGATCGGGGAACTCGGCCGGTGGCCCTTCAGCGGAGTGCTGCACCTGGCGGTGCGGGCCGGTGAATGGAAGGTCATCTGGACCCCCGCCACCCTGACCCCGGGGGTCGCGCCGAGCGAACGGCTGCGGCTCACCGAGATCCCCGTGCCGGGGACCGAGCTGCTGACCCGGCAGGGCCGGGAGATGCCGCGCGACAGCGGCGCCGAGGCGTACGTCGAGCACCTGGTGGGGGAGATCGACGAGCTGGACGAGACCCCGCCGACCGGCTGGGCCGTCGAGGCGGTGCCGCTGACCGGCAAAGCACGGCGCCTTGTGGTGTTCCGTCCTCCTATGGAACGGCGGCTGCGCACCACCTTGGACTGGTGGACCGAGGCCGCGGCCGGTCGGGCCCTGGACGGCGTGGCCGGTCCCGCGGCGATCGTGGCCGTCCGGCCCGCCACCGGCGAGGTGCTGGCGGTCGCCGACCGGCTGCGCGCACCGGGGGCCTTCTCGGCCGCCTACGCGCCGGGGCCGTCGTTCGCGAAGATCGCCGAACCGGCCGTGCTCAGGGACACCTTGGGCTTCGGCGCGCGCTTCAAGTCCGGCATGGGAGGCCGCTGCGGCACGGCCCGCGACTCCGGCGACCCCACCGCGACCCCCCTGTGCATGGCGCTGCTCGCCGCCGCCGCGCAGAGCGGCACGTGGCGTCCCCCGCGCCTGATGTCCGAACGCGCCGTCAACCGCCTCGAAGGCATCGGCGGCCCCGAACCCAAGCCTCTCCCCGAACCCGTCGCCGTCCAGCTCCGCACCCTCCTCACCCCGTCCACGGACCTCCCCACCGGCGTCTCCGGCGCCGCAGGCACCGCTCCGGCCACCTCAGGCACCGACCACGCCTGGTTCGTCGGCCACCGGCGCGGCCTCGCCTTCGCGGTCTTCGTCGAGCACGGCACCCCGGACGTCGCCACCGCCACGGCCCTGCGGTTCCTGCGCGCGCTCTGA
- a CDS encoding fused MFS/spermidine synthase — MAKRKVEANPVSGRYPVSHGEVELLRDLDRPGGWLLTMSGVPQSYVDLDDPTYLDFEYVRLMADVIDAVPDGPLDVVHVGGGACTLPRYVAATRPGSRHIVIEPDAALVQLVRDQLRLSSVPRLKVRVADGRSGATGLRDTSADLIVLDAFNGASIPIELVTAEYMADLARVLKPSGTLLINIADGKGLAFARRVAATVRGTFRHVALLAEPGVLRGRRFGNLIAVASPAPLPVEVLSRKAAGGLTQARYVGENDLVNFIAGAPVIRDGGPVIVPVPPPELFT, encoded by the coding sequence GTGGCCAAACGTAAGGTCGAGGCGAACCCCGTGTCCGGCCGCTACCCGGTGAGCCACGGCGAGGTGGAGCTGCTGCGGGACCTCGACCGGCCGGGAGGCTGGCTCCTCACCATGTCCGGGGTCCCGCAGTCGTACGTCGATCTGGACGACCCGACGTACCTCGACTTCGAGTACGTGCGTCTCATGGCCGACGTCATCGACGCGGTGCCGGACGGCCCCCTGGACGTCGTGCACGTCGGCGGCGGCGCCTGCACGCTGCCTCGCTACGTCGCGGCGACCCGTCCGGGTTCCCGGCACATCGTGATCGAGCCGGACGCGGCGCTGGTGCAGCTCGTACGCGACCAGCTCAGGCTGTCGTCGGTCCCCCGGCTCAAGGTCCGCGTCGCCGACGGCCGATCCGGCGCGACGGGGCTGCGCGACACGTCCGCCGACCTGATCGTGCTCGACGCGTTCAACGGCGCCAGCATCCCGATCGAGCTGGTCACCGCCGAGTACATGGCGGACCTCGCGCGGGTGCTCAAGCCGTCCGGCACCCTGCTGATCAACATCGCGGACGGCAAGGGCCTGGCCTTCGCGCGCCGGGTCGCCGCCACGGTACGCGGCACGTTCCGCCATGTGGCGCTGCTCGCCGAGCCCGGTGTGCTGCGTGGCCGCCGCTTCGGCAACCTGATCGCGGTGGCGTCCCCCGCGCCGCTGCCGGTGGAGGTGCTGTCCCGCAAGGCCGCCGGCGGCCTCACGCAGGCCCGGTACGTCGGTGAGAACGACCTGGTGAACTTCATCGCCGGCGCGCCGGTGATCCGTGACGGCGGCCCGGTGATCGTCCCGGTGCCTCCGCCGGAGCTGTTCACCTGA
- a CDS encoding endo-1,4-beta-xylanase: MIDNAVPVGRGRRLLGVRNSLVVGAVAALGASLFVGVTTTSAGAAESTLGAAAAQSGRYFGTAIAAGKLGDSQYTTIANREFNMVTAENEMKIDATEPNRGQFNFTNADRIYNWAVQNGKRVRGHTLAWYSQQPGWMQSLSGSSLRQAMIDHINGVMNHYKGKIYAWDVVNEAFADGNSGGRRDSNLQRTGNDWIEVAFRTARAADPAAKLCYNDYNIDNWSWAKTQGVYNMVRDFKQRGVPIDCVGLQSHFNSGSPYNSNYRTTIQSFAALGVDVQITELDIQGASAQTYAAVVNDCLAVARCTGITVWGVRDQDSWRSGDTPLLFSGGNKKPAYDAVLNALNNASPNPTPTVTPTVTPTVTPTATPTPGGTFRLRNEGAGRCVDSPNSATANGTQLQIYDCHTNPNQSFTYDSSSRLVTLGKCLDVPTGGGSGTRIQLYDCHGNSNQRWTFNSNGTVTSQANNLCLSVTGTGNTSGVTVASCNGQATQRWTRA, from the coding sequence ATGATCGACAACGCCGTCCCCGTCGGCAGAGGTAGACGTCTCCTAGGGGTCCGGAACAGCCTGGTCGTCGGCGCGGTGGCCGCACTCGGTGCGAGCCTGTTCGTGGGTGTCACGACGACGTCGGCCGGCGCGGCGGAGAGCACGCTCGGCGCCGCCGCCGCGCAGAGCGGCCGGTACTTCGGCACCGCCATCGCCGCAGGCAAGCTCGGCGACTCGCAGTACACCACCATCGCGAACCGCGAGTTCAACATGGTGACCGCCGAGAACGAGATGAAGATCGACGCCACCGAGCCGAACCGGGGGCAGTTCAACTTCACCAACGCCGACCGCATCTACAACTGGGCCGTGCAGAACGGCAAGCGCGTCCGCGGCCACACACTGGCGTGGTACTCGCAGCAGCCCGGCTGGATGCAGTCGCTGTCCGGCAGCAGCCTGCGCCAGGCGATGATCGACCACATCAACGGCGTGATGAACCACTACAAGGGCAAGATCTACGCCTGGGACGTGGTCAACGAGGCCTTCGCCGACGGCAACTCCGGTGGCCGCCGCGACTCCAACCTGCAGCGCACCGGCAACGACTGGATCGAGGTCGCGTTCCGCACCGCGCGCGCCGCCGACCCCGCCGCCAAGCTCTGCTACAACGACTACAACATCGACAACTGGTCCTGGGCCAAGACGCAAGGCGTCTACAACATGGTCCGCGACTTCAAGCAGCGTGGCGTGCCGATCGACTGCGTGGGTCTCCAGTCCCACTTCAACAGCGGCAGCCCGTACAACAGCAACTACCGCACCACCATCCAGAGCTTCGCGGCGCTCGGCGTGGACGTGCAGATCACCGAGCTGGACATCCAGGGTGCCTCCGCGCAGACCTACGCGGCCGTGGTGAACGACTGCCTCGCCGTGGCCCGCTGCACCGGCATCACGGTGTGGGGTGTGCGCGACCAGGACTCCTGGCGCAGCGGTGACACCCCGCTGCTGTTCAGCGGAGGCAACAAGAAGCCGGCCTACGACGCGGTGCTCAACGCGCTCAACAACGCCAGCCCCAACCCGACGCCGACCGTGACCCCCACGGTGACCCCGACGGTGACCCCCACCGCGACGCCGACCCCCGGCGGCACGTTCCGTCTGCGTAACGAAGGCGCCGGACGCTGTGTGGACTCGCCGAACAGCGCCACCGCCAACGGCACGCAGCTGCAGATCTACGACTGCCACACCAACCCCAACCAGAGCTTCACCTACGACAGCTCCAGCCGCCTGGTGACGCTCGGCAAGTGCCTGGACGTCCCGACCGGCGGCGGCTCCGGCACCCGCATCCAGCTCTACGACTGCCACGGCAACTCCAACCAGCGCTGGACGTTCAACTCCAACGGCACCGTGACCAGCCAGGCCAACAACCTGTGCCTCAGCGTCACCGGCACCGGCAACACCTCCGGCGTGACCGTCGCCTCCTGCAACGGCCAAGCCACCCAGCGGTGGACCAGAGCGTGA
- a CDS encoding class II aldolase/adducin family protein: MGLSDLRPVPSGSLEFRFPRRFDDVAEERRHRMERLAAALRVFGRLGFEEGVAGHITARDPEHTDHFWVNPFGMSFRHVRVSDLILVNHQGEVVEGTRPVNQAAFAIHSMIHQARPDAVAAAHSHSVHGKALSALGQTVEPLTQDACAFYEDHALFDDYTGVVLDVEEGRRIAQALGSHKAVILRNHGLLTVGDSVDAAAWWFITMERSCQAQLLAKAAGRVVPITHENAKLTHGQIGNDLVGWINFQPLYDQVCRTDPDLFD; encoded by the coding sequence ATGGGGCTCTCGGATCTGCGGCCGGTGCCTAGTGGGTCGCTGGAGTTCCGGTTTCCTCGGCGGTTCGACGATGTGGCCGAGGAGCGGCGGCATCGGATGGAGCGGCTGGCGGCGGCGCTGCGTGTGTTCGGGAGGCTCGGGTTCGAGGAGGGGGTGGCGGGACACATCACGGCGCGCGATCCGGAGCACACCGATCACTTCTGGGTGAATCCGTTCGGGATGAGCTTCCGGCACGTGCGGGTGAGTGACCTGATCCTCGTGAACCATCAGGGGGAGGTCGTGGAGGGGACGCGGCCGGTGAACCAGGCGGCGTTCGCGATCCACTCGATGATCCACCAGGCGCGGCCGGACGCGGTGGCGGCGGCGCACAGTCACTCGGTGCACGGGAAGGCGTTGTCGGCGCTCGGTCAGACGGTGGAGCCGTTGACGCAGGACGCGTGCGCGTTCTACGAGGACCACGCTCTGTTCGACGACTACACCGGGGTGGTGCTGGACGTCGAGGAGGGCCGGCGGATCGCGCAGGCGCTCGGGTCGCACAAGGCGGTCATCCTGCGCAACCACGGGTTGCTGACCGTGGGGGACTCGGTGGACGCGGCGGCGTGGTGGTTCATCACGATGGAGCGGTCGTGCCAGGCGCAGTTGCTCGCCAAGGCGGCGGGGAGGGTCGTGCCGATCACGCACGAGAACGCGAAGCTGACGCACGGCCAGATCGGCAACGACCTGGTGGGGTGGATCAACTTCCAGCCGCTGTACGACCAGGTCTGCCGGACCGATCCGGACCTGTTCGACTGA